Genomic DNA from Alicyclobacillus fastidiosus:
TGCAACCGCGAGCGCCACCCATAGCAGCAGGTCGTGGACGCCAGCGATAGCGACGATAATTTTGGCGAAGCGGGAGTGCATAATGCCGAGGTCGGAGAAAATCTTGGAGATGACTGGGATGGATGTGACTGCGATCGAAATCGCTACGACGATTTTAAGCGCCACAAGATTGTGGTCAGGTCCGAGAAACCGGACTGGATCAAATACGTAGGTCGAGAGCCAGCCAATCCCGAATGGGATGATAGTGGATCCGAGGATGATGGCGAGTCCCGTTTTGATGTCGCTCTTGGCGAATCGCGTCTGAATCTTCATCCCTGCCGTGTACAGCAGGAGCAACTCACCGATGTAGTAAATGAGCCCGAATAGATTACCTTCTGACGAGAAGCCGAGATACATCCAGTGAAACAAGGACGGAAACAGAGCGCCGAGACATGTGGGACCGAGTACAAGGCCACCCGCTACCTCGCCGATCACTCGCGGTACGGCAAGTCGTTCCGCGATGTACCCAAATAGATTGGCGGCAATCAACAACACGACCAATCCGAATAGAAACCGAGACAAGTCGGCTCCTGCCAACGTGAACATAGTGGTTCCCCTCTCCTCTAAGTGTGGCCGTAGCCAAGCGTAAGATACTCTATGTAGAGGGGGAGCAATTGTCCAAGGCAGACACCTACCCGGCAGTCGCATCTTGTAGACTCGGGCGAAAAGCTAGTTGCAGCGCGGATTATGAATACCGATGCGACGACGACTTGCCACATGGAGTCATTGCGAGATGTTGTCGCCGCCGCCATCGGGCTATTAGCATGGCCACATTTTGGATAAGTTAACCAAACAGCTCGTGCTTTAGCGTAGGTTTGGCGAGGGCCTGTCCTACGTTGAAGGAGCTACAAGGCTACCCCCGACTCACGTCGGAGATAGCCTTTGCGTTCGTCGTCACCACAGGAAAGCAAGTGCAAAAATCCAGGCGAACGCCTGCTACCTGCTTGGTGCGCACGAAACGCCTAGTTGTGAAATTCAATGTGTACCTTGAAGGGGGCGGGCCGGTTGCGAACGACCTCGCCGTTTACGTGAACGTCGAGGCGTTTGACGAGAAGGTGGATGATCTCTTTTCGCTCAAATGGTTCACACGAGTCCCAGGTGGAGCGAAACGACTCAGTCAGTTTCTGCATGAATCCCACATCGATCGGCGTTTGCGTTTGCAGTTCGACGAGGCGCCTTTGCAACAGGTGTTCCTCGTCGTTCAGCTCGTCTAGGCGACCACGCAATTCGAAGGACGTAATCGCACCTTCCTCGAATGCGTTCATCCACCGCTGACGTCGCCTTTGGACCAGAGCGATGTCAGACGACAGGCGCTCCATTGCTTTGAGCGCATCCGCGTCTGGTTCGGTTGGAATGCCGCGACGGGCGTGGTACAACGATTCGATCTGTTCGAGAATAGCTTCCTCGATGACCTCCTGTTGAATCATCGGCATGTCGCACAACCGTGACTGTTGTCGCTCGTTGCAGGCGTAGTAGCGCTTGACGACCGATTTGCCGTGCGATGACGAGTGTTTCGTCCGGCCGGACATCGCGGCTCCGCATCGTCCACACCGGAGGACACCAGTCAATGGATAGATGCCGGTATGAAACGCTGCCGGGCGTCGGAACCTGCGTCGCCGCACGTCGTCCGAACGCTGCCACAAGTCCTCGCTGATGATGGCCTCGTGTGTACCTTTGGCGATGATCGGGTTGGGTTGTTTGCGTCCGTCGCCAGTACGATATCCGTATCTGACGTAGCCCGCGTACAGGGGATTGCGCAAGACGTATTTAAGTCCCCATTGCGTCCAACGCCTGTTGGGAGCCAGCTGTGGATGTAGAGGGTGATTCAACCATGCCAATAGGCTGGCGGTCCCTTGGCCGTCGGCATAACGTTGAAAGAGGTCGCGGACGACTTCTGCCTGTGCCGGGTTGACGTACAGTTGGCCATCGACGTAATCGTATCCAAACGGCGCCCGCCCGCCGGACCATTTCCCCTCGTACGTCATCTGTTCCTGTCCTACACGCGTTCGCTCGGCGATCGTTTCACGTTCCCATTGCGCGAGAGATGCCACCAGATGGAGAAAGAGACGCCCAGTGGCCGTTGTGGTGTCGTACAACTCGGTGGCGCTTTTAAACCCAACTCCGTACGCATGAAACACGGATAGCAGTTCGTCCAAATCGCGGACGCTGCGCGTGAGGCGATCCAACTTGTAGACGAGGACAACGTCCAGCTTACCCTCTTTGACGTCGTGGAGGAGCCGGGTCAATGCGGGTCGCTGTATGTCCTTGCCAGATATACCCTCGTCCGTGTATACGCCCGCTTCAGACCAGCCTTGCGAGTGACAGTACGAGCGAAGTCGGGACAGTTGGGCTTCCAGCGAAAACCCGTCCTCCGCCTGATGATCTGTGGAGACTCGCGTGTAAATGGCCGTGCGCATGTTCACCGCCCCCAGTGGCCAGATGTTGGTTTGCATGCCCCGAACTCGGTTTCGGGCAAGGAACAAGACTCGATATGAACTATACGTTTGCGGCCATCCGTTCAGAATTTCGACGCTCGGAGCTCGATGGTTTGGTATCGGAACACTCCACCGCAAACGCAGCGGTCCGCCAAGGAGATGACCTCGTCCAGGTAAGTGGTCAAGGTGGGCTCTCATACCATCTCAGTGGAGGAGATGAGGATGAAACCGCCGCGAATGATTGTCGTCCAGAACAATCGTCCTTCCCGGGAAACCGTAGATCGCTGGCACGCGTATCTTCGCGAGGTACAACTGCGAGCGGCGCGACGCAAGGCGACGATGCGGGTTGACGATAAAAAAAATACGCCACAGATGGACTAGTCGGTTTTGACATCCATCATGAGACTCATAGAATTGATCTGAGACATACAGGATGGGGATGGTCCCGCAGGGGAGCCGGAGGGATGATGCATGAGTATGATGAACGATGGGCGCGTATTGACGAATGCCGAAATCGACTTTTGGGAGTCGAAACAACTGACTGGGTTACAAAAGCATCTCATCGCCACCATCCGCGACCTACAAGCTCAACTTGTCGAACTGGAAGAGGGGCACGACAAGTGGAATCGGCGCTTGCAACACTATCGGTCGACGGCGGTTGACATTCATGAGATCGCAGCCCAATTGCAGATTCAGTGCGAAGAATACAAGGCGGCCTTGGAGCGTTACAACGAATCAGCCGATCGGTTTATCCACAAAGTCAACCTCGGACTCGCCAAGAGCTCACAGACGTACAACGACTTGTTCGACGCGCGGCTGCAAGCGCGCCAGACACTGGCCAAATACGAGCAAACGGATGCTGTGGAATAACCTCGGTATGGGCATACGTACACGCATTGACCCGAATTGGACACCTGCGGGATGCAGTCGTGACCCCTCCTATTTGTGTTCCCCTCGACATTGACGGTATCATGTGATTCATGTTACGGGTTGAGGGGACAGACCGATGAATGATGGGACGCTCTACGAGAAGGCAAAATCGTTTTTGGAATGCTGCTATGGTGAACTTGGAAAATCCGCCACACAGCTGGAACGGCGTTTGGAGGCTGTGGCGGCAGAGATCAGGTCGTCAGGTACATACCAACATACATATGAAGAGTTGGAACACGGGGCGAAAATGGCCTGGAGAAACAGCAATCGCTGTATCGGGCGCCTATTTTGGAATTCGCTCAACGTGTTTGACCATCGAGGGCTCCGATCGGTAGAGGAAATCCGCGATGCGGTGTTTGCACACATTCGCTATGCGACAAACGAAGGTCGGATACGGCCGACGATCTCGGTGTTTCCACCAGAAGGTCCAGATAGCAAAGTGCGAATCTGGAATCACCAGCTGATCCGCTATGCCGGTTACAGGACGCAAACCGGTGAATGCGTCGGCGATCCCCACTCGATTCCCTTTACCGAACAATGCGTGCGACTTGGGTGGCGGGGGGAAGGGACCCCCTTTGATGTGCTGCCGTTGGTCGTTCAGGTTGGTGACGACGAACCACACTGGTTTGACATCCCTAAGGAACTCGTCCTCGAAGTTCCGATTTGCCATCCGGAATATGAATGGTTCGAAGACCTGCAATTGAAGTGGTACGCCGTACCGATGATCTCGGATATGGTGTTGGACATCGGCGGTGTTCGCTACACAGCTGCGCCGTTTAATGGCTGGTACATGGAGACGGAGATCGGTGCGCGGAATTTGGCCGATGTAAATCGTTATAACGCACTACCTGAAGTTGGGTCCCGGATGGGGCTCAACACGTCCACAGACAGTTCGCTCTGGAAAGATAAGGCGCTCGTCGAATTGAATATAGCCGTACTCCATTCGTTTAAGGACAGTCACGTAAGTATTGTTGATCACCATACGGCGAGCAAACAATTCGCGCGGTTTGAACAACACGAAATGGACAGTGGACGGGCATTAACCGGGGATTGGACCTGGTTGATTCCTCCTGTGTCGCCTGCGACGACGCACATCTTTCACAAGCAGTACGACAACAGCACGGTGAATCCGAATTATTTCTATCAAGAACGACCGTATGAATGAAAAAGAACGTTATGTGGTATTTACTGGGTTTTATGTATATGTAAGTGTTACCGATGTGAACGTTTCGTGACGGACATGAAACGACACGATTTGACGGCATTCATGTGCTACGTTTGTTCGGTGCCGTCAAAAAATATCGGTAAGGAGTCGTACGCTTGGAAGCGCTGGAAAACGAAATTGAACAATTGCGAACGATGATGATCTCTGTCGCCGAACAAAAGGGGAACCTGTGCGACCCTGAAGTCGTCCAAATCAGTCAACAACTCGACTCGTGGATCGTCGTCGCCCAACAATTCATGCCTCATTAGGAAATTCCGCACCGATCGGTATCTTTGACCTTTGCTCCACCTGATGGAGTACAGTCCAGCGGACCGTAGTTCCACAGGGTGGTTTATGGATAAAGCTCGCGTTTCTCTTGCTCTTCGCCAGAGGGCCTTCACGGTGGAGGTTCTTTGGCGATGTTTCACGTTCATCTGCACACCCATTTCGAGCGGGACTTGTCCGCTACATCCCTCTTTCCTGGCTTTTGTTACGCTTCGTTCGCTTAGGCCAGATCCGTCGATATCATCTCTGTTAATGCCCGCGTACAAACTGCACGTTTCTCTCTCCGCTCGGCCCGCCGGTTGCGAATACCATATCTGCTAGTCCCAGCCATGATGCTCATGCCACGATGACCGCGAAGCGTGGACACAGACCCGTCTTGACCCACAATGGTTGTATATCTATGGAATCAATGTTAGGGACTTCATACAACTAGTAGCAAGTCCAGCAGAAAGGAATGATGATCATTGGCACGGTTCAGATTGCCTGGCAACACGACGAGTGAGCGGGTACAGCAACTCGTCAATGCCATACAAGAAGGTGTTGCAAACGCCAGCACGAATGCTTCGGCGAATTTCAACATGGGGAGCGC
This window encodes:
- a CDS encoding recombinase family protein codes for the protein MQTNIWPLGAVNMRTAIYTRVSTDHQAEDGFSLEAQLSRLRSYCHSQGWSEAGVYTDEGISGKDIQRPALTRLLHDVKEGKLDVVLVYKLDRLTRSVRDLDELLSVFHAYGVGFKSATELYDTTTATGRLFLHLVASLAQWERETIAERTRVGQEQMTYEGKWSGGRAPFGYDYVDGQLYVNPAQAEVVRDLFQRYADGQGTASLLAWLNHPLHPQLAPNRRWTQWGLKYVLRNPLYAGYVRYGYRTGDGRKQPNPIIAKGTHEAIISEDLWQRSDDVRRRRFRRPAAFHTGIYPLTGVLRCGRCGAAMSGRTKHSSSHGKSVVKRYYACNERQQSRLCDMPMIQQEVIEEAILEQIESLYHARRGIPTEPDADALKAMERLSSDIALVQRRRQRWMNAFEEGAITSFELRGRLDELNDEEHLLQRRLVELQTQTPIDVGFMQKLTESFRSTWDSCEPFERKEIIHLLVKRLDVHVNGEVVRNRPAPFKVHIEFHN
- a CDS encoding nitric oxide synthase oxygenase, which translates into the protein MNDGTLYEKAKSFLECCYGELGKSATQLERRLEAVAAEIRSSGTYQHTYEELEHGAKMAWRNSNRCIGRLFWNSLNVFDHRGLRSVEEIRDAVFAHIRYATNEGRIRPTISVFPPEGPDSKVRIWNHQLIRYAGYRTQTGECVGDPHSIPFTEQCVRLGWRGEGTPFDVLPLVVQVGDDEPHWFDIPKELVLEVPICHPEYEWFEDLQLKWYAVPMISDMVLDIGGVRYTAAPFNGWYMETEIGARNLADVNRYNALPEVGSRMGLNTSTDSSLWKDKALVELNIAVLHSFKDSHVSIVDHHTASKQFARFEQHEMDSGRALTGDWTWLIPPVSPATTHIFHKQYDNSTVNPNYFYQERPYE
- a CDS encoding aspartyl-phosphate phosphatase Spo0E family protein → MEALENEIEQLRTMMISVAEQKGNLCDPEVVQISQQLDSWIVVAQQFMPH